A stretch of the Uranotaenia lowii strain MFRU-FL chromosome 3, ASM2978415v1, whole genome shotgun sequence genome encodes the following:
- the LOC129757579 gene encoding uncharacterized protein LOC129757579: protein MNTTKWLPKQHHEVVKLFDQTRALEREFRVLGKKFATDVNLDLPDYYEFERLLQQSRQGFELSAHIQMRLIRMSASSADKNVERSCFKILLNRKAHLVRTNLRKRHFQLFFIMNKMVKLMLGLRYSSEMVIDGAMLLSTLHNESVALALKTTKARTQDGSQICSNTFPALMCAAKKLDIATILQIVTKQRSEQCCATLINCLLVTCKGATTTAMDDDVSDSSSIEILRTLTANFHEGNRMLDPYFEDPAKSQKRQKGQVEVNAIASGEMRQAPVSKPATLTPIVKPESREPDESEYNDPAINFFDEMAAEATAYNSINYLVNEPEGIDLLENLITDEEIFIANILMKVIKLCPSAFDKELTKTELIKWVNRGTRGLWTQVGGTLEHVVLWWSSSPLACRPAACAKYLRDWLSMITAEDAPEPILSMLKGLGETLTVHVTSTIWDRQFRLTLVASSLPVDYPFEESEFFNSSMTVEGTVCGKVWSELLYQLVQMSNTCDIGTIPNELPLVEQIPVLHRLDHSIHTMRIWATNKARSLCTDWNMMMFFKVVHSDIGLCLEQLHYLRVPELVSPNALEVQVQVCVTMRAKLVSEIIENINKLKQAATECIDVLAAVCRTTSLASLTLCFPHMRHWQSEQPQESANEYVAYFFNQVYLPVIEATKDKEILKLTLKIICEAWLDHIYMKKTRFSTTGALNLLKDFDGVAVWILKCKTLDAKLKDILATHEALRMCEGVGKLLLRKPDETISIAPSPKAVRKAEETGDDEKAPLPPEMFVPNQKRWLELRARDKKAINLNCGCLCAGMDVY from the exons ATGAATACCACAAAATGGCTACCGAAGCAGCACCACGAGGTGGTCAAGCTGTTTGACCAAACGCGGGCCCTGGAGCGGGAATTCCGGGTTTTGGGAAAGAAATTCGCCACGGATGTGAATCTGGACCTACCGGATTACTAT GAATTCGAACGGTTGCTACAACAAAGTCGACAAGGGTTCGAACTTTCAGCACACATACAGATGCGGCTGATCCGAATGTCTGCCTCATCGGCGGACAAGAACGTCGAGAGGAGCTGTTTTAAGATCCTGCTGAACAGGAAGGCCCATCTGGTGAGGACGAATTTGAGGAAGAGACACTTTCAGCTGTTCTTCATCATGAACAAGATGGTGAAGCTGATGCTGGGACTGCGCTACAGTTCGGAGATGGTCATCGATGGAGCGATGTTGCTTTCGACGCTTCACAACGAGAGTGTTGCGCTGGCGTTGAAGACAACCAAAGCCAGGACCCAGGATGGTTCGCAGATCTGCAGCAATACCTTTCCGGCGCTCATGTGTGCCGCGAAAAAGTTGGACATTGCCACAATACTTCAG ATTGTAACAAAGCAGCGTTCGGAGCAATGCTGCGCTACGCTGATTAACTGCCTGCTGGTGACCTGCAAGGGGGCAACGACTACTGCGATGGACGATGACGTTTCGGATTCGTCAAGCATCGAGATACTGCGAACACTCACGGCAAACTTCCACGAAGGCAATCGGATGCTGGATCCATACTTTGAAGACCCGGCAAAGAGCCAGAAAAGACAGAAGGGACAGGTTGAGGTGAACGCAATCGCCAGCGGAGAAATGCGTCAGGCACCGGTGTCCAAACCAGCTACCCTAACTCCCATCGTCAAGCCCGAGTCCCGCGAACCAGATGAGTCCGAATACAAT gatCCTGCCATCAACTTTTTCGACGAAATGGCTGCAGAAGCAACGGCCTATAACTCCATCAACTATTTGGTGAACGAACCGGAAGGAATCGATCTGCTGGAGAATCTGATTACCGATGAGGAAATTTTCATTGCCAATATCTTGATGAAGGTGATTAAGCTTTGTCCGTCGGCTTTCGACAAAGAGCTCACGAAAACGGAGCTCATCAAGTGGGTCAACCGGGGTACCAGGGGTCTGTGGACTCAGGTCGGTGGAACGCTGGAGCACGTGGTCCTGTGGTGGAGTAGTTCCCCGTTGGCCTGTAGGCCGGCGGCTTGCGCCAAATATCTACGTGACTGGTTATCGATGATCACAGCTGAGGATGCCCCGGAGCCGATTTTGTCGATGTTGAAGGGTTTGGGGGAGACGCTTACGGTTCACGTTACTAGTACCATCTGGGATCGACAATTTAGGTTGACTCTGGTCGCCTCCAGCTTGCCGGTCGATTATCCCTTCGAGGAGTCCGAGTTTTTCAACTCTAGCATGACG gtCGAGGGCACGGTTTGTGGAAAAGTGTGGAGTGAGCTTCTCTACCAGCTGGTTCAAATGTCCAACACCTGTGATATCGGAACGATACCCAATGAGCTGCCTTTGGTAGAACAGATTCCGGTGCTTCATCGACTTGATCATTCGATCCACACGATGCGAATCTGGGCCACCAATAAGGCACGATCCCTATGCACGGACTGGAACATGATGATGTTTTTCAAAGTGGTCCACAGTGACATCGGCCTCTGTCTGGAGCAGCTACACTACCTGAGAGTGCCGGAACTGGTATCTCCTAACGCCCTCGAAGTCCAGGTCCAGGTGTGCGTCACTATGCGAGCCAAACTGGTGTCCGAGATCATAGAAAACATCAACAAGCTTAAACAGGCCGCCACCGAGTGTATTGACGTATTGGCGGCCGTCTGTCGAACCACGAGCTTGGCCTCGCTCACCCTATGCTTCCCACATATGCGGCACTGGCAGTCGGAACAGCCCCAGGAATCTGCCAACGAATACGTCGCCTATTTCTTCAACCAGGTCTATCTTCCGGTGATAGAAGCAACCAAAGACAAAGAAATCCTTAAGCTAACCCTAAAAATTATCTGCGAAGCCTGGTTGGATCACATTTACATGAAGAAAACTAGATTCAGCACCACGGGAGCCTTAAATTTACTAAAGGATTTCGACGGAGTAGCCGTCTGGATTCTCAAATGTAAAACCCTGGACGCTAAGCTTAAAGATATCCTGGCGACGCACGAAGCTTTGCGAATGTGCGAAGGCGTAGGCAAGCTGCTGCTGCGCAAGCCCGATGAAACCATCTCGATCGCACCGAGTCCGAAGGCCGTCCGAAAGGCCGAAG AAACGGGTGACGATGAGAAAGCTCCGCTGCCGCCGGAGATGTTCGTTCCGAACCAGAAGCGCTGGCTGGAGCTGAGGGCCCGCGATAAGAAGGCCATCAATCTCAACTGTGGATGCCTGTGTGCCGGAATGGACGTTTATTGA